From Pararhizobium sp. A13:
GTCGCCCACATCATCCTGCGGCTCGTGCGCAAACACCCATGGATTGCCGCCGATCTCGTCATTGCCGGTTTGGGACGGGCCGGAAAGGTGGGCTTGCGCGAGATTGCGAGAGATTTGCGCGCAAAAATGCACGAGCGCCGGGCAACCGAAACCAAGCCGCTGCTGCTGGAGGCACGGGAACAGCGCTCGACCGACGCGTGACCAGCCACGCACGAGCGCACCTTGCAATCACTGACATTGAAGAGAAAATGGAGCGGGTGAGGCGATTCGAACGCCCGACCCCAACCTTGGCAAGGTTGTGCTCTACCCCTGAGCTACACCCGCTCATTGTCGACGGCCTGGGGTAGTCGGTGGCCGAAGGTCGCTGCGTTGCGGCGACGGGCGCTATATGGCCCAGCCGTTTTCCAAATGCAACAGGGAAATGACGAAGAAACCAAGAAATTTTTGCACACATGTCGCAAGCCCCTGAAAACAAGGCGTTTTGCAGCCTGCAAACGGAGAATCATTGCGCTTGTCTGCCCTTCGCCGTAAATGATGACCGCCATTTTCAAGCCGAAGGAACCCGCCATGAGTGAAGTGCAGCCGAAGACGCAGGATGAATTGTTCCGGTTTCTGGACAGCCTCGGCATCGAGCACACGACCAAGCGTCACGAGCCCGTCTTTACCGTCGCCGAATCGGTGGCGCTGCGCGACGAGATCCCCGGCGGACACACAAAAAACCTGTTCGTGAAGGACAAGAAGGACAATTATTTCCTGCTCACCGTCGAAGAGAACGCGACCGTCGACCTGAAGACCGTGCACACGATCATCGGCGGTGCGAGCAAGGTCTCCTTCGGCAGGCCGGAGAAGCTGATGGAATATCTGGGCGTCATTCCCGGCGCCGTCACCGCCTTCGGCGTGATCAACGACGCCGGGAAAAACGTGAAGATCATCGTCGACGAGGAACTGATGAAGGACGAGATCGTCAACTGCCATCCGCTCGTCAACGATGCGACGACGTCGATCGCCGCCAGGGACCTCCTGCGCTTTATCGAGGCGACGGGACACGAACCGCTTGTCTTGAAAGTGACGTCCTGACATACGATCTTTGACGGGAAAACCAAGCAGTAAGACGCAGACGGACGAGGATGTCCGCGAGGAGAGACGATGAGCGGCAGCGACAATCCCTATGCGGGTTCCTACGGCAACCAGATGACGGCGACGGCGAGCTATGGCGGTGTACCGGCTCAGGCTCCCGCTGCAGCCCCTGCCGCCGACCTGATCAAGGAGACGACGACCGCCAACTTTGCCCGCGACGTGCTGGAGGCGTCGCGCCACCAGCCGGTGCTCGTCGATTTCTGGGCACCCTGGTGCGGTCCCTGCAAGCAGCTGACGCCGGTGATCGAGAAGGTGGTCACCGAGGCTCAGGGCCGCGTCAAGCTCGTCAAGATGAACATCGACGATCATCCGTCGATCGCCGGCCAGCTCGGCATCCAGTCGATCCCCGCCGTCATCGCCTTTTCCGCTGGCCGTCCGGTCGACGGCTTCATGGGTGCGGTGCCTGAAAGCCAGATCCGCCAGTTCATCGACAAGATCGCCGGTCCCGTCGTCGACGACCAGGCGGCCGAGATCGAAGCGGCACTTGCCGAGGCAAAGACGCTGCACGATCAGGGCGACCTTGAGAACGCCGCCGGCCTTTTCGGCGCGGTGCTGCAGGCGGATCCGGAAAATGCCGCCGCCCTCGCCGGCCTTGCCAATTGTATGATCGCCGCCGGCGATCCGCAGCAGGCCCGCGACGTGCTGTCCAATCTCTCCGAGGCGCTGGCCAAGGATGCCGCCATCATTGCCGTGCTCAAAAAGCTCGATCAGATCGAGGAAGCCCGCAAGCTCGGTGACCCCAACGTGCTGGAGCAACTGCTCGCGGCCGATCCCGACGATCACGCCGCGCGCATCAAGCTTGCCAAGATCCGCAATGTCGAGGGCGACCGCGTGGCGGCGGCCGATCACCTCCTCAAGGTGATGAAGCGCGACCGGGCCTTTGACGACGACGGCGCGCGGCGCGAACTGCTGCAGTTCTTCGACGTCTGGGGTCCGATGGACCCGGCGACGCTCTCGGCACGGCGCAAACTGTCGTCGATCCTGTTCTCGTGACGCCTTTGTGACGCGCTCTCTTGAGATTTCAGGCGGGCGCACCATTTCTTGTCCATAGCGGCGGCCCATGAGCGGCGGCGGCGCCGCAATTACCAAGAAAGCGCCCGACAGCGACGGGGTATGGTCAGAAATGCAAGTTGGAAATGCGCGTTATCTGAGGCCACAGGACCTGCCGGATATGCTTCCGGTGTTTCCGCTGACGGGCGTGCTCCTGCTTCCCGGCTCGCAATTGCCGCTGAACATTTTCGAGCCGCGCTACCTTGCCATGTTCGACGATGCGCTGGCTGGAAACCGCCTGATCGGCATGGTCCAGCCCTTCTTCGGCGAGGCCCGCGAGGAAGCCGGCCAGGCGCACATGCAGGCGCTCTGCCAGGTCGGCTGCATCGGCCGGATCACCTCCTTCGCCGAGATGGAGGACGGTCGCTACCTGACCTCCCTGACCGGCATCTGCCGTTTCCGCCTCTTCGACGAACAACATCCGACGAAGGGTTATCGCAATTTCCGCATCGCGCCCTTCGCCGCCGATCTTGCCGGGCCACAGGACGAAGCCCAGGTTGACCGGGAAGCCCTGCTGGCCGCCTTCCGGGCGTATCTCGACGCCAACAAGCTGGAGGCGGACTGGGAAAGCGTCGAGCGGGCGAGCAATGCCACGCTGGTCAATTCCATGGCGATGATGTCGCCCTACGGCCCGGCCGAGAAGCAGGCGCTTCTGGAAGCCCCGGACCTCAAGACCCGCGCCGAAACGCTGATCGCCATCACCGAAATCGTGCTTGCCCGCAGTTTCGGCGATATCGAAAACATTCTGCAGTAAGGCTAGCGCCATGGAAGACAGGACCAGCCGCGTGGACCCGAAACTGCTTGAACTTCTCGTCTGCCCGCTGACCAAGGGCCGCCTCAGCTACAACGCCGCCGACAATGAACTGATCTCGGAAAAGGCAAAGCTCGCCTATCCGATCCGCGACGGCATCCCGATCATGCTGATTTCCGAGGCGCGCAAGATCGAGGATTGATCAATCAGATCGGCTGGCCGCCCAGCAACTTCGGCTCGCCCTGCCCGCCAAGCCCCGACGCCTGCCGGATGAAGAACGACTTCAGCGACGGCATGCGATCGACGATCCCCAATCCGAAATCACGCAGCGCCCGGACCGGCGTGATGTCGTTGGAAAACAGCCGGTTCAGCACGTCCGTCGTCACCCCCATGCGGAACGTGTCGAAGCGCCGCCAGCTCTGGTAGCGCTCGAGCACCGCGAGCGAGCCGATATCGAGACCGAGGCGATCGGCGTCGACGATGGTTTCGGCCAGCGCCGCCACATCCTTGAAGCCGAGATTGAGGCCCTGGCCGGAAATCGGATGGATGCCGTGTGCAGCATCGCCCGCGAGTGCGAAGCGCGGAGCGATGAAATCCCGCGCCAGCGTCAGGCCGAGCGGAAAGGCCTGCCGTCCGCCGACGACCTTCAGCGTGCCGAGCTTGTGGCCGAAGCGCCGCTCCAGCTCTTCTTCGAAAACGAGGTCGTCGCTGGCGATCAGGCGTTCCGCGTCGTGTGTCCACTCCGTCCAGACCAGGGAGGAACAATTGTTCTTCAAGGGCAGCGTCGCAAACGGACCGGCCGGCAGGAAATGCTCCTCCGCCGTGCCGTCATGCGGGCGCTCGTGCTCGACGGTGGTCACGATGCCCGACTGGCCATAGTCGAAATCGACGGTCTTGATGCCGGCGGCATAGCGCAGCTTCGAGCGCACACCGTCACAGGCGATGAGCAAACGCGCATCGAGCACGTCGCCGCTCGAAAGCGTGACAGCAACCGCATGATCGCCGCTCTTGAAATCCTTTGCCGTTGTCGACTGGCGGACATCGACGCCAAGGGCGCCCGCTGCCTTTCGCAACGCGCCGACCAGCGCCACGTTCGGCACCATATGGGCAAACGGCCGCCCATCGACGCCACCGTCTTCAAACGTCAGGAACACCGGGCGGACCGGATCGGCGGTTTTCGAATCGGTGATCACCATGCGCTTGATCGGCTCGGCTTCCGGCTCGATTTCGCTCCAGATGCCGAGCACGTCGAGCATCTGCGAGGCTGCGGCGATGATCGCCGAGGCGCGCTCGTCCTTCTTCCAGGCATCCGCTGGCGCGCCGTCGATCAGGGTCACAGCGAGATGCGGCGCGGACTTTTTGATGGATACGGCCAGCGACAGGCCGACATAACCGCCGCCCGCAATCAGCACATCGATCATCTCTCATTCTCCCGTCGCTCTTGAGCATTGCTTGTTGCCTATATAGATCATTGCTGCGCCCCTTCCTACCACCGGCGCCATTCTAGCGCTGGAGATTGCCGAAATGTCGCGCCCCAACCCCGCCCCGATGGATGTCCTCCTGCAGACGCTGGACCTGGAGAAGCTCGAGGAGAACCTGTTTCGCGGCCGCTCGCCGCAGGTCGGCTGGCAGCGCGTCTTCGGCGGACAGGTCATCGGCCAGGCACTGGTGGCGGCGCAACGCACCGTCAGCGAAGGCCGCTATGTGCATTCGCTGCACGCTTATTTCATGCGGCCCGGCGATCCGGCGGTGCCGATCATCTATGATGTCGACCGTATCCGTGACGGATCGAGCTTCGCCACCCGCCGCGTCGTCGCCATCCAGCACGGCAAGGCGATCTTTGCCCTGTCGGCCTCCTTCCAGTTCGACGAGGACGGCTTCGACCACCAGATCACCATGCCGGACGTGGCGCCGCCGGAAAGCCTGATGGGCGAGCAGGACATCAAGGAGAAATTCCTGGTGAATGCGCCCGAGGCCATCCGCCGCTACTGGGAGCGCCCGCGGCCGATCGAGATCCGCCCCGTCTCGCTCAAGCATTATTTCTCGCGCGACAAGCTGGAGCCCGTACAGGACGTCTGGGTAAAGGCGGTCGGCACAGTCCCGAACGAGCGCCATATCCAGGCGGCCGTGCTTGCCTATATCTCCGATATGACCCTGCTCGACACGGCGCTTTACGCGCACGGCACCTCGGTCTTCGACCGCGACCTGCAGGTGGCGAGCCTCGATCACGCCATGTGGTTCCACAGGCCCTGCCGCATGGATGACTGGTTGCTCTATACCCAGGATAGCCCGAGTGCGTTTGGTGCGCGCGGCATGACCCGCGGCAGCCTTTTTGATCGTTCCGGCGTGTTGATTGCCTCCGTTGCCCAGGAAGGCTTGATCCGGAAAAAGGCATCTGAATAAAAAAGCGTCATTTTTTAATTTTTGCCTATTTTTTCATCGTTTAAGTTGACGATTTTTTAACATTCCGCCGTCCGCATCCGGTAAAATGTGGCATTTCCATGTCTTTTCATGGGGTTAACAGCCCCGCCCGAAACTGGCACGCGCCTTGAATAGCAATGCGCGGTCGTTGGGGATTTTGTGCTCGGCGGCAAGGAGAGACGGCCCCGAGCCGAACATGAACAAGGATGGGAAACCAGATGAAAATTGTGATGGCCATTATCAAGCCGTTCAAGCTCGATGAGGTTCGCGAAGCCCTCACCGCTGTTGGCATCCAAGGCCTGACTGTGACTGAAGTGAAGGGTTACGGGCGCCAGAAGGGGCACACAGAAATCTATCGCGGCACCGAATATGCCGTCAGCTTCCTGCCGAAGCTGAAAATCGAAATCGCCGTCGCCTCCGAGATCGTCGACAAGGCCGTCGAGGCGATCGCATCCGCGGCCAAGACCGGTCAGATCGGCGACGGCAAGATCTTCGTCTATTCGATTGACCATGCGGTGCGCATTCGTACCGGCGAAACCGATTCAGAAGCGCTGTAAGTCACGGCCGTTCAGGGAGCTATATTGCAAATGTCCTCATTCAAACTTTCCACCTCTCTCGGACGCGTGAGCGCTGCCGCCGCAGCCTTCCTCGCCCCAGCCATTGCCTTTGCGCAGGAAACAGCGCCAGCCGCCGCTGAAGTCGTGGCCGCAGCGCCGGTTCCGGACAAGGGCGACACCACCTGGATGCTCGTGTCCTCGGCGCTCGTGCTCCTGATGACGGTTCCTGGCCTTGCCCTCTTTTACGGCGGCCTCGTGCGCACGAAGAACATGCTGTCCGTGCTCATGCAGGTGCTGATGATCGCCTCCGTCGCGATGGTCGTCTGGGTGATCTATGGATATTCCATGGCCTTCACGGCCGGCGGCAGCCTGAACGCCTTCGTCGGCGGCTTCTCCAAGCTGTTCCTTGCCGGTGTCGACACGACGACCGTCGTTGAAACCTTCTCCAAGGGCGTCGTCATTCCGGAACTGGCATTCGTCATCTTCCAGATGACCTTTGCCGCGATCACCCCCGGCCTCATCGTCGGTGCCTTCGCCGAACGCGTGAAGTTCTCCGCCGTGATCCTGTTCACGATCCTGTGGCTGACCTTCATCTACTTCCCGATCGCTCACATGGTCTGGTTCTGGGGCGGCCCGAGCCTCTATGCCGATCCGTCCGGCCTGATCTTCGGCTTCGGCGCGATCGACTTCGCAGGCGGCACCGTCGTTCACATCAATGCCGGTATCGCAGGTCTCGTCGGCTGCATCATGGTCGGCAAGCGTACCGGCTTCGGCAAGGACATGATGGCTCCGCACTCGATGACGCTCACCATGGTCGGCGCCTCCCTTCTGTGGGTTGGCTGGTTCGGCTTCAACGCCGGCTCCAACCTTGAAGCCAATGGCTATGCCGCGCTCGCCATGATCAACACCTTCGTTGCCGCCGCCGCCGCAGTGATCTCCTGGTCGGTCGTCGAAACCTTCACCCGCGGCAAGGCTTCGATCCTCGGCGCGGTATCGGGTGCCGTCGCCGGCCTCGTCGTCATCACGCCTGCTGCCGGCTTCGTCGGCCCGATGGGTGCCATCGTCATGGGTCTCGTCGTTTCGCCGATCTGCTACTTCTTCGTCTCCACCGTGAAGAACAAGTTCGGTTACGACGATACGGCTGACGTTTTCGGCGTTCACTGCATCGGCGGTATCCTCGGCGCACTGCTGACCGGCGTCTTCGTCAATCCGGCCCTCGGCGGCGCAGGCATCGTCGATTACTCGACCGCCGATTTCGCAGCCGGTTATGCCGGAACGGCAGCTCAGGTCTGGTCGCAGTTCAAGGGTGTGATCGTCACGCTGCTGTGGTCGGGCATCGGCTCGGCGATCCTCTACAAGATCGTCGACGTGATCGTCGGCCTGCGTGTCCCGGTCGAAGCCGAACGCGAAGGTCTCGACCTGTCGTCGCACGGCGAAGCCGCCTACCATTCCTAAGAAATTGCGGAGCCGGGAAAACCGGCTCCGTATCCAGTCCCGTCGCGGTTTCGGATCAAACGAAACCGCATTTCGCCCGGATCTCGTATCCGGGCTTTTTTTGTGTCCGGCTTGCCCTGGCAGTGGAAAACCAGCCCGGCGGCAGCGTTTCCCGTAAACGAAGCATCAAGGTTAATAGGGCTTTAACCCTCCTCTGCTTACGGTGGAAGCATGTGCGCATTGCGCTTTGCAGACGAACGGGCAGCAGGTCACCATGAGCAGAAGCAATCAGGCGGTATTCGACAACCGTTCCAACCGGTTTGTGCTTTCCACATTTGTCTGGCGGCAGGTGGCCGCGCTGGCGGGCATTTCAGTGTTCGTCGCGCTCGGCTTCGCGGTTGCAGCGTTATCGACCTGGAATGTCTCCGATCCGAGCTTCTCCTATGCGACCGCGGATGCCCCGACCAACATTCTCGGTTATACGGGTGCGGCCTTCGCCGATATCTTCATGCAGTTCTTCGGCATTGCCAGTGTCGTCGCGCTGCTTCCCGTCGTTGCCTGGGCGCTGGTCCTGATCTCCAGCAAACCCTTCGACCGCATCCTCAAGCGCGCGGCCGCCTGGTTCGGCGGCTCGGTGCTCGCCTCCGCCGCTCTCGGCTGCATTCCGGCGCCGGTCACCTGGCCGCTGCCGAGCGGCCTCGGCGGTGTTTTCGGGGACATGATCCTGAGGTTCCCGGCGCTCTTTACCGGTGCCTTTCCGTCCGGAACGTTCGGCCTGGTGCTGGGTGTCCTGCTCGCCCTGCCCGCCACCTATTTCCTGGTCTACAGCGCAGGCGTGATCGGGGTCGCCGATCAGGAAGACGATTTGCCGGTACCCGCTCCAGCGCCAAGCAAGGCGCGCACGGTCAGCGACGAACTGGAGGACGACGAATCCGGGGGCATCGTCATGGTCATTGCCGGCGCGTTCACCCATATGCGCTTCACCGCGCAGGCGCGCTTGCGCCGCCTGTTCGGCCTCAGCGGCCGCCGCAAGCCGGCCTCGCGCCACTATGACGAGCCCTACGACTTCAACACCGACGAATTCGGCACGCTGAACGAACCGGTGCGCCCGAAGACCACTGCCCGTTCGGAGCGGGTCGAGCCCTCGCTCGACCGCAGCGAGCGCCGCGTTGTCGCAGCACCGCCCATGTCGATCGACGACGATGACGACGATGATTTCCTCGACGCCGGCCGGCCGGCCGGCATCATGCCGGAAGACGATGAGGACGGCGACATCGATGCCGCCGCCGATTGGGCGCCGGTGCCCGCACCACGCAAGCAGCCGCCGGCTCAGCTCAACGCACGCGTCGTTCCCGCCGCCCCGCGTCCGAAGACAGGCCAGCGCGTCGAGCGCGAAGCGCAAAGCTCCTTCGTCGCGGACGACGACGATTTCATCCTGCCGCCGCTGCATTTCCTCGCCGAGCCGAAAAACGTCGTGCGCGACGCGACCCTGTCGGCCGATGCGCTGGAACAGAATGCCCGCATGCTGGAAGGTGTGCTGGAAGATTTCGGCGTCAAGGGCGAGATCATCCATGTCCGCCCCGGCCCCGTCGTCACGCTCTACGAACTGGAGCCCGCCCCCGGCATCAAGTCCTCCCGCGTCATCGGCCTTGCCGACGATATTGCCCGCTCTATGTCGGCGATCGCCGCCCGCGTCGCCGTCGTCCCCGGCCGCAATGCCATCGGCATCGAACTGCCGAACCATCGCCGCGAGACGGTCTACCTGCGCGAACTGATCGGCTCCCGCGATTTCGAGACCAGCAAGACCAAGCTTGCCATGGCGCTCGGCAAGACGATCGGTGGCGAACCGGTGATCGTCGACATTGCCAAGATGCCGCATCTGCTGGTCGCCGGCACCACCGGCTCGGGCAAGTCGGTCGCCATCAACACGATGATCCTGTCGATCCTCTACCGCCTGAAGCCGGAACAGTGCCGCCTGATCATGATCGACCCGAAGATGCTAGAACTCTCCGTCTATGACGGCATTCCGCATCTGCTCTCCCCCGTCGTCACCGATCCGAAGAAGGCTGTCGTCGCGCTGAAGTGGACCGTGCGCGAGATGGAAGAGCGCTACAAGAAGATGTCGAAGATCGGCGTGCGCAATATCGACGGCTTCAACAGCCGCGTTGAGCAGGCGCTGGCCAAGGGCGAGCAGATCAGCCGTACGGTCCAGACCGGCTTCGACCGCCAGACCGGCGAGGCGATCTACGAGACGGAAGAATTCGACCTGGCCCCGATGCCCTATATCGTCGTCATCATCGACGAAATGGCCGACCTGATGATGGTCGCCGGCAAGGACATCGAAGGCGCCGTCCAGCGCCTGGCCCAGATGGCGCGCGCCGCCGGCATCCACGTCATCATGGCGACGCAGCGCCCCTCCGTCGACGTCATCACCGGCACGATCAAGGCCAACTTCCCCACCCGAATCTCCTTCCAGGTGACCTCGAAGATCGACAGCCGCACCATCCTCGGCGAACAGGGCGCCGAACAGCTGCTCGGTATGGGCGACATGCTCTACATGGCCGGCGGCGGCCGCATCCAGCGCGTCCACGGTCCCTTCGTGTCTGACACCGAGGTCGAGGACGTGGTCGCCTACCTCAAGACGCAAGGGGCGCCGCAATATCTCGACGCCATCACCGAGGATGACGACGAGGACGGCGAAGGCGGCGGCCCTGCCGGCACCTCCAACCTCGCCGAATCCGACGACCCTTACGACCAGGCCGTCGCCATCGTGCTGCGCGACGGCAAGGCCTCGACATCCTACGTCCAGCGCCGCCTCGGCATCGGCTACAACCGCGCCGCCTCGCTGATCGAGCGGATGGAACAGGAAGGCATCATCGGCCCGGCCAACCATGCCGGCAAGCGCGAGATTCTCGTGCCCACCGAAAGCGAAATCACCGGCCGCTAAAACCGCACATGACCCTCGTCGAGCCGGGCCGGACGAACGGCCTGGGCGACCTCACGGCGAATTGAAGACGGGCGCAGGCAACGCCTTGAAGGTGCCGCACTTGCGCTCCACATGAGACTGGAAATGAAGGAGATTGCCATGACAGACACCGAAACCGGCCGCAGGAAACAGGAAAGCAAATTTTCGCCCCTGTCCCGCCGATTCTTCGCCGGTGGTCTTGCCGTCTTCGCCGCTTTGACCTTCATCGCCCTTCCCATCGAGCCCGCCCGGGCGCAGGCGAGCGTCGCCCAGAAAATCGCCGATCATTTCGCCTCCGTGAAGACGATGAGCGGCGAGTTCGTGCAGTTCGGCCCGCGCGGCGAGCAGACCGGTGGCAAGTTCTATATCAGCCGCCCCGGCAAGATCCGCTTCAACTACGAAGCCCCCTCGCCGATGCGGGTGATCGCCGACGGCAAGTCTGTCGTCATCGGCAACCAGAAAATGAAGACCTGGGATATCTATCCGCTGTCGAAGACACCGCTGAAGCTGCTCCTCTCCGACGATATCGACCTGACCGGCAAGATGGTGCGCGACGTCAAGGAAGAGGCCGATCTGATCACCATCGTGCTGGGTGACAAAAGCGTCTTCGGCGATGCGACGATCACGCTGATGTTTGACCCGAAGACCTATGACCTGCGCCAATGGACGATCACCGACGCGCAGAAGAAGGATACGTCCGTCATGATCTTCAACGTCAAGAACGGCGTGCCGATGGATGACAAGGTCTTCCAGATTCCTTACGACGACGTGCGCAACAAGTCGAAATGACCCGCACCTTATAGGCCAATGGCCGCACTGACCGGAACTCAGACCGCCTCGCGGTCGATACGCCGCGTCATCAGGATCTCGTCGATCTCCCGTCCCTCGTGGATCGTGCCGCCGGCTATGCGGCCCGCCTCGACAAAGCCCTCGCGCCGGTAGAACCGGATGGCCGCCGGGTTTTCGGCGCTGACGGCAAGCTCCAATTGCCGGATACCGGCTTCGCGGGCATGGCAAGCAATCGCTTCGAGAAGCGCTTTCGCGTGACCGCCGCCGCGCCGGTCGCGACGCACATAAACCATGACGACGGTAGCCCGGTGCGCCATCTTGCTGGCGCCCTGCCGAATAAGCCCCATGATGGCAACCGGCTCTTCGTCGAGAAAATCGACGAAGACCGCATTGACGGTCAGGCGGTGGCGCCACTCGTCATCCGGCAGCTTTTCCCAATCCGCGGCGCTGCTGGCAAAGACGGCCGGCTCGGCGCGCAGGGCTTCGAGCCGGATGCGGCGAAAGATGTCGAAATCCTCGGGGCCGAGATGCCGGATCATGCGGGACCTTTCCGGAAAAGCCGGGCCGTATCCAGCGCGGCAAATGAAACCTGAGCGGCAATAGATATCACCGTGCGCAACTGTCAATATCGGCTGCAAATCCAATGGCCAAGCGCGATAAAAGCCCTTAAGACGAGACGCGCCGGTGGACGGCGCCCGCCTCAACGAAGCACACCCAAGGAAAGACCTCCCGCATGGCATTGTCGATCGCGACCTGGAACATCAACTCGGTGCGCCTGCGCATGCCGCTGGTCGAACATCTGCTGAAGACCTGGTCGCCGGACATCCTCTGCCTGCAGGAAACCAAATGCCCGAACGATCTGTTCCCCTTTTCGCCACTGAAGGCGCTCGGCTACGAGCACATCGCCATTCACGGCCAGAAGGGTTACCACGGCGTCGCCACCATTTCCCGCCTGCCGCTGCACGAGCTGACCGACCGGCGCGACTATTGCGGCGTCGGCGATGCCCGCCATCTCTCCGTGGTGTTTGAAAAATCGGCCAAGAAGATCCGGCTGCACAATTTCTATGTGCCGGCCGGCGGCGACGAGCCGGACCGGGCAATCAATCCGAAATTCGGCCACAAGCTCGATTTCATCGACGAGATGAAGCTGCTGCATGCCGAAAGCGAAGCCGGCATCTCGTCCATTCTGGTTGGCGACCTCAATATCGCGCCGCTGGAAGACGACGTCTGGTCGCACAAGCAGCTTTTGAAGATCGTCAGCCACACGCCGATCGAGACGCAGGGCCTGACGTCAGTCCTCAATGGCGGTGCCTGGGTCGACCTGATGCGCCAGCACACGCCATCTCCGGAAAAGCTCTACACCTGGTGGAGCTACCGCGCCAAGGATTGGGAAGCCGCCGACCGCGGCCGCCGCCTCGACCACGTCTGGTCCTCCGCCGACCTTTCTCCGCATTTGACCCGCGTCGACATCCTGAAAGAGGCCCGCGGCTGGGAACGTCCGTCGGACCACGTACCCGTCATTGCGCATTTCGATCTTTGAGAAATTTTCACCGCCAGCCGAGCGCCGGTGCGACATACTTCAGGATCGCCTCGATGACATGGGCGTTATATTCGACGCCAAGCTGGTTCGGGACCGTCAACAAAAGCGTATCCGCTTCGCCAATCGCCTCGTCCTCGGCCAGCTGCCTGACCAGAATGTCAGGCTCAGCGGCATAGGACCGGCCGAAGATCGCCCTGGTATTGTCGTCGATATAACCGACCGTATCCTGTTCCTTGCTGCCAGCGCCGAAATAGGCGCGGTCGCGGTCATCGACCAGTGCGAAGATGCTGCGGCTGACGGACACCCGCGGCGTGCGCGTATGGCCAGCTTCCTTCCATGCCTCCCTGTAAGCACGGATCTGCGCCGCCTGCTGGACGTGGAAGGGTTCGCCGGTTTCGTCGTTCTTCAGCGTTGAGCTCTGCAGGTTCATGCCGAGCTTCGCCGCCCATATGGCCGTGGCGTTCGAGCTTGCGCCCCACCAGATCCGGTCACGCAAGCCCTCCGAATGCGGCTCGACGCGCAAGAGGCCGGGCGGGTTGGGAAACATCGGCCGCGGGTTCGGCTGGGCAAAACCTTGGCCTTTCAGGACTTCGAGCAAGACTTCGGTATGTCTGCGGCCCATATCCGCATCCGTCGAGCCTTCCTGCGGCTCAAATCCGAAATAGCGCCAGCCATCGATCACCTGTTCGGGAGAGCCGCGGCTGATGCCGAGCTGGAGGCGCCCGTTCGCGATCAGGTCGGCGCTCCCGGCATCCTCGGCCATGTAGAGCGGGTTCTCATAGCGCATGTCGATAACCGCCGTGCCGATCTCGATCTTTTTGGTCCTGGCACCGGCGGCAGCCAGAAGAGGAAACGGCGAGGCGAGCTGCCGGGCAAAATGATGGACGCGGAAATAGGCACCGTCAGCGCCGAGCTCTTCGGCGGCAACAGCCAGATCGATCGACTGCAGAAGCGCATCGCCGGCCGAGCGGGTCTGTGATTGGGGTGAAGGGTTCCAGTGCCCGAAAGAAAGGAAACCGATTTTCTTCATGATGATTCTACCTGACGGTGGCTGAATGTTTTTGGCTGTCATCGCCTAGATGGGAAGCGACAA
This genomic window contains:
- a CDS encoding ammonium transporter, which gives rise to MSSFKLSTSLGRVSAAAAAFLAPAIAFAQETAPAAAEVVAAAPVPDKGDTTWMLVSSALVLLMTVPGLALFYGGLVRTKNMLSVLMQVLMIASVAMVVWVIYGYSMAFTAGGSLNAFVGGFSKLFLAGVDTTTVVETFSKGVVIPELAFVIFQMTFAAITPGLIVGAFAERVKFSAVILFTILWLTFIYFPIAHMVWFWGGPSLYADPSGLIFGFGAIDFAGGTVVHINAGIAGLVGCIMVGKRTGFGKDMMAPHSMTLTMVGASLLWVGWFGFNAGSNLEANGYAALAMINTFVAAAAAVISWSVVETFTRGKASILGAVSGAVAGLVVITPAAGFVGPMGAIVMGLVVSPICYFFVSTVKNKFGYDDTADVFGVHCIGGILGALLTGVFVNPALGGAGIVDYSTADFAAGYAGTAAQVWSQFKGVIVTLLWSGIGSAILYKIVDVIVGLRVPVEAEREGLDLSSHGEAAYHS
- a CDS encoding DNA translocase FtsK; this translates as MSRSNQAVFDNRSNRFVLSTFVWRQVAALAGISVFVALGFAVAALSTWNVSDPSFSYATADAPTNILGYTGAAFADIFMQFFGIASVVALLPVVAWALVLISSKPFDRILKRAAAWFGGSVLASAALGCIPAPVTWPLPSGLGGVFGDMILRFPALFTGAFPSGTFGLVLGVLLALPATYFLVYSAGVIGVADQEDDLPVPAPAPSKARTVSDELEDDESGGIVMVIAGAFTHMRFTAQARLRRLFGLSGRRKPASRHYDEPYDFNTDEFGTLNEPVRPKTTARSERVEPSLDRSERRVVAAPPMSIDDDDDDDFLDAGRPAGIMPEDDEDGDIDAAADWAPVPAPRKQPPAQLNARVVPAAPRPKTGQRVEREAQSSFVADDDDFILPPLHFLAEPKNVVRDATLSADALEQNARMLEGVLEDFGVKGEIIHVRPGPVVTLYELEPAPGIKSSRVIGLADDIARSMSAIAARVAVVPGRNAIGIELPNHRRETVYLRELIGSRDFETSKTKLAMALGKTIGGEPVIVDIAKMPHLLVAGTTGSGKSVAINTMILSILYRLKPEQCRLIMIDPKMLELSVYDGIPHLLSPVVTDPKKAVVALKWTVREMEERYKKMSKIGVRNIDGFNSRVEQALAKGEQISRTVQTGFDRQTGEAIYETEEFDLAPMPYIVVIIDEMADLMMVAGKDIEGAVQRLAQMARAAGIHVIMATQRPSVDVITGTIKANFPTRISFQVTSKIDSRTILGEQGAEQLLGMGDMLYMAGGGRIQRVHGPFVSDTEVEDVVAYLKTQGAPQYLDAITEDDDEDGEGGGPAGTSNLAESDDPYDQAVAIVLRDGKASTSYVQRRLGIGYNRAASLIERMEQEGIIGPANHAGKREILVPTESEITGR
- a CDS encoding outer membrane lipoprotein carrier protein LolA; translation: MKEIAMTDTETGRRKQESKFSPLSRRFFAGGLAVFAALTFIALPIEPARAQASVAQKIADHFASVKTMSGEFVQFGPRGEQTGGKFYISRPGKIRFNYEAPSPMRVIADGKSVVIGNQKMKTWDIYPLSKTPLKLLLSDDIDLTGKMVRDVKEEADLITIVLGDKSVFGDATITLMFDPKTYDLRQWTITDAQKKDTSVMIFNVKNGVPMDDKVFQIPYDDVRNKSK
- a CDS encoding GNAT family N-acetyltransferase, whose amino-acid sequence is MIRHLGPEDFDIFRRIRLEALRAEPAVFASSAADWEKLPDDEWRHRLTVNAVFVDFLDEEPVAIMGLIRQGASKMAHRATVVMVYVRRDRRGGGHAKALLEAIACHAREAGIRQLELAVSAENPAAIRFYRREGFVEAGRIAGGTIHEGREIDEILMTRRIDREAV
- a CDS encoding exodeoxyribonuclease III, whose amino-acid sequence is MALSIATWNINSVRLRMPLVEHLLKTWSPDILCLQETKCPNDLFPFSPLKALGYEHIAIHGQKGYHGVATISRLPLHELTDRRDYCGVGDARHLSVVFEKSAKKIRLHNFYVPAGGDEPDRAINPKFGHKLDFIDEMKLLHAESEAGISSILVGDLNIAPLEDDVWSHKQLLKIVSHTPIETQGLTSVLNGGAWVDLMRQHTPSPEKLYTWWSYRAKDWEAADRGRRLDHVWSSADLSPHLTRVDILKEARGWERPSDHVPVIAHFDL